The following are encoded in a window of Megalopta genalis isolate 19385.01 chromosome 6, iyMegGena1_principal, whole genome shotgun sequence genomic DNA:
- the CPR27 gene encoding cuticular protein 27: protein MRLPILSLLFCCGLALAQHNQYEVTTPVPILKQINKHNEDGSYSYGYEAADGSYKIESKYPTGEVYGKYGFVDDTGSIREVEYGASRRGFEPAGAGINVPPPTLTGNSIANPNGPEDDGQYREDPSVYYTDPRFTNGERYAPVPRQPIRQALQRQPLQQQPQQTPRPLPAPIYTPPRYPPRVQYQPKPQYQPEYEPQYRSQYQPQYQGQQQRSIYPASPLQSGLQGRPAPSADPNAGLASYTVNYRR from the exons ATGCGACTTCCC ATACTGTCCCTTTTGTTTTGCTGTGGCCTTGCGCTCGCTCAGCATAATCAGTACGAAGTGACCACACCGGTTCCCATTTTGAAGCAAATCAACAA GCATAACGAAGATGGCAGCTACAGTTACGGTTACGAAGCAGCGGACGGTTCCTACAAGatcgaatcgaaatatccaactggAGAAGTTTATGGAAAGTATGGATTTGTCGATGATACAGGAAGCATTCGCGAAGTCGAATACGGAGCGTCAAGACGCGGTTTCGAACCAGCTGGGGCCGGAATAAACGTTCCTCCGCCGACTTTAACCGGAAATAGCATTGCCAATCCCAACGGACCAGAAGACGATGGTCAATATAGAGAGGACCCCTCCGTTTATTATACCGATCCTCGATTCACTAACGGAGAACGTTACGCGCCGGTTCCCCGCCAACCAATTCGGCAAGCACTACAACGACAACCACTGCAACAGCAACCACAACAAACACCACGGCCTCTTCCAGCACCGATTTATACTCCTCCAAG GTACCCTCCTCGGGTGCAGTATCAGCCGAAGCCGCAGTACCAACCGGAATACGAACCGCAGTACCGATCGCAATACCAACCACAATATCAGGGCCAACAACAGCGGTCTATTTATCCAGCTTCTCCTCTACAAAGTGGACTTCAAGGTCGTCCGGCACCCAGTGCTGATCCGAATGCCGGGTTAGCCTCTTACACGGTTAATTACAGGCGATAG